A segment of the Oncorhynchus tshawytscha isolate Ot180627B linkage group LG19, Otsh_v2.0, whole genome shotgun sequence genome:
TGTACTGTGGCAGAATCTGCTTGACACTTGCCCTCGGCAGGCAGGTAACCAGTCTCTGAAGGGGAACTTGATCAGTGAGACAGAAAAGTCTGCCTGCTACAAGCTCTCaaagtctcacatcagaattagacgATCATCCTtgtttctcaaacgtcacatTTCAACATGGATGGAagtcaaatactgacttgtatcacgggtgacctgcctGGAAGTCAAGGAACAGTTTCTCTCTTCATTAATTGAGGGCAATGATAGTGAAGTTAGAGCATTGTTGTATCCAGGACATTCCATGCCGAGGATGATTCAGCAAGCATGCTTCTAGATGCGCTCAAATTGGTCAGAAAGGGCTTGAGTTAAAGTGGGCCCAATAATGGACTAAAAGCCTAACCTTACtccttacatgttctgtttagaGGCAAATTGGCTCTGGCAACCAAAACggccaaatactccatctaaatGTGAATTGATTCTCAATTGCGgtacggttctagaaacataaagccctctattttcattttttctattttcacatcaaaacaataaaaaaaagctaaatatactgtacactgttttAACCGGTTTAAACAGTTGAAgccaacagtatttttcagtgacaacacgtttGTGGCGTCCgtcttccgtttacacacagTTGTTCGGAGACGCAAATAGCTGATTAGCACAGGTACTCCTCTGTCTTTTGTCTGTTTTCTGTgaacaagcgctgtaacatggaagtgtggctgtgtgggaaccctataaaggtgtgtcgtaattcaactttttttttttactatttctcTCTGATATAAAAGATACCttccttatgtttccaaaaccgtaCCACAAGCGATGCGTTTTAACGTTCGGAAAACAAGTGTcggggctcttaacaaaactcccccagTCCGAAGATACTATCGCCAATAGCCGCTAAAAGGTAGTAGCGTCTATGAATGGGTTAGAGTTAAGTGGATctgaaaatataaaacatttcaaatgggAATTCTAATGGGTGTATCATGGATAAGGCATATCTGTGACTTTGCTACAAGTGATTTTAGCTCTGTTATGTAAGTGGGCTACATATACTAGGTTGCATAAGagtgagaattttttttaaagtattttactaggcaaatcagttaggaACTAATTTGgaaacagcctaggaacagtgggctaactgcctgttcagggacagaatgacagatttgtaccttgtcagctcagggatatgaacttgcaacctttcagttactagtccaacactccaaccattaggctaccctgtGGTATCTTAGGcctattcatgttttttttatatacataaaATCCATAAAAAATATACATAAATGTTCAAATGTAATTGTCGTGGGGAACAAACACATTTGGTTTAAGATCTCTAGATTTCTAATTTGAAATAAAAAACGTAGGCTTTCTGAAAACACCCGTTTCTGCTGATTGCACTTTTAAGACGGTCCCTTAGCCGCAAACGCGTAATATTCATCCAATTGAAACCAACATAAAGTCACTTTTTGAAACCGAGTTGATTAAATAAACGGTTACCTTGCTCTCTATCGGCATCTTATTCCAGACGTATCACTCTAATCATCATAAAACTTTCTGTTGAAGAGACCGAATCCGAATATCTAAACTGAATTCAAAAATATGGCGGTAATTGGATGGAGTGATGTCTATGGAAGTTTTCTCAATCATCCAGAATCGTTCTACAACCAGTAAATTATAGATTTATAATTTAGGATTTCTAATCTGCAGTTGCAAATTAGATTGTTATACAGTTAGCCGAAAATGTTTAAATAAAGTATGTGCGAGAATTCAACCAGAGCCATTCAGATGTAGCTCAGTATACACGCATAGTTATTGACTGATAATGTATAACATTATGGCTCGGTTACTGGATTTACAAAAATAATCTTCCATACAATTTTGAAGACACAGTGGAGGTTTATACGTATTTATTTACATAGAGTGCTACAATTATTCAGGCCGATGCACAAGTGGGAACTATATTGTTTCTTCATAAACTATGCGGAACCTATTTACTGGGACACGTGGCTCCGTGGATTAGGTAAAAGTGTCCTAGCTTGCTGTGTTGTTGttaaatattacatttgtaaTCCAAAATGTACGATCATTGATTCATTTATGAATAATTGTAATCATTTTCGAACgcagatatatattttacattatagACGCAGTATTGAACCATTATTTTGCAACGAGCTGCGTGCAGTAGGTGTTGGCAATGAACTAGTTTTCTAGCGAGACAGCTCGCAGCTACACAATGTATTTAGCAAGATAGCTGTCTTAGCTAGCTAAGGTTATCCTCTACATTTCTATTCGAAATCCGTTCTTATTGGTTAGCTAATCAATCTTATGAGCCCGTAGCTAATAGACTGATCAGTTATGAGAGTATGGAGCCGATTTAAACTCAACTCCAAGATTTACGACGGAGTTAGATAAAAAACGAACATTTCAGCACCCAAAAAAGGGTCCAGTTACACACGACATTGTTCTGTGAAATTGTGTGCTATTCGCTGGATGCTGAAATCAGTCGTTTTTGATAAAAACTTCAAGTTGTGACGTAGGATCACTAGTCCGCCCACATCTTAAATCGTTGAGTTTTGTTGAATAAAAGAAACCAAGTCGGCAATAATATGTAGGCCTAACTAATAGTTTAGTAGGTCCCCCATAGATAGCAACTACCTATCTTGAAACGGACCCAAAAACAACCCTTACTTCACTTGGTCGACGCTAGCTCAAATATAATGACAGCTAGCGTGCAGTTGACCAGGGTTTCCCTAACTATACacgtttttgccctagcactacacagctggttAAAATAGTCAAAGCTTGACGATGAGttagttatttgaatcagctgtgtagtactagggcaaaaaccaaaatgtccACCCAGGGGGCcctaggaccgagtttgggaaaccataCAGTAAATGGCTACACTACACATTTCTTGAGTCGACCACTAGAGGGAGGCGTAGCCTCATGAATTATAAATAGGTGATAACCAATGACTGTTACAAACTGTGGTAACAAACTTGATCCTAGGACCCCCTGGGTggacattttggtttttgccctagtactacacagctgattcaaataactaaCTCAtcgtcaagctttgattattttaaccagctgtgtagtgctagggcaaaaaccaaaacatgcactgAGTTTGAGAAACCCAGGTCCACTCTATGTACTCTTAATTGTTCATCTTATGTCTACATTTCTCCTTTAAGCACGCTGTTCTGAATTATTTTATTATCTATCCAACAGATGATTTCTTGACTTGGTGTCTGGTCTACTTTGAGTTGAGGCAAGTAAAGTAAGTTCTCAATCTCTCTATTTTGATGGATCCAAAAAGCATCAGTTTGATTAACTTTAAAAGGGAAATCTGCAGTTGTTACATTTTTTTGACTCATCATTTAATGACATGTACCCAttaattcttgaagaatataacttataaatgcctcgtgCAACTGTCTTAACCCATCAGAAtctagcagcataccaccctgcatcccactgctaccTTGCCTCTCTGCATCCCACTGCTACCTTGCCTctaaagctaagcagggttggtcctggtcagtccatggatgggagaccagatgctgctgaaagtggtgttggaaggccagtaggcactctttcctctggtctaaaatcaAATATTCcgatgccccagggcagtgacgggggacattgccctgtgtagggtgcagtcttttGGGTgcgacgttaaacgggtgtcctgactctgcggtcagtaaagatcccatggcacttatcgtaagagtaggggtgttaactgcagtctcctggctaaattcccaatctgattatcatggccacctaatcattgCTAGCTTCCAATTGGGTCATtcatctcccctgtaactattccccaggtagtTTCTGTAaattagaatgtgttctcagtcaacttacctggtaaaataaagaacCTGAAATATAACCTTGTTTtattccaatgtttgtaaatgcaaacaaacaccatatagcctcaaaacatgtttaaagctataattttgatatcatggatgtcAGTGCAACCATAGCtcggtctatgaatttgagtggttgcatttctccagccccatccctcagctttttgcTGAAACGGGCCTGGAATGCTTTTATCATTTAAACTGCTGATTTCCCCTCATCCttaacatgtatcactagccactttaactatgctctacttatctcatatgtatatactgttatatCATCTACTTTTTACCATCCgcttttttggaattgttagttagattacttgctcgttattgtGGATGCTTGCTAGCTTCCAATTGGGTCATTCatctccctgtaactattctgtttcaaaacatgtttaaagctataattttgatatcatggatgtcAGTGCAACCATAGCtcggtctatgaatttgagtggttgcatttctccagccccatccctcagctttttgcTGAAACGGGCCTGGAATGCTTTTATCATTTAAACTGCTGATTTCCCCTCTAACAACTTTGCTCTTACGTGTTATATATAACGTGTTTTTCCGTTAGTCTATTGTGGATGCTACTGTTTGAGCTCAGGTTTGTGCATGTACCTTTTTCAAGGTGTGAGATGGCAGTGCCAGCGGCCGGGGGTGTCGACCTCAGTCGCAAATTTGTGTCAGAGACCGAGATCGAGGAGAAAAGGAAGCAAAGACAGGAAGAATGGGAAAAAGTTAGGAAGCCAGAGGACCCAGAGAGTAAGCCTTCTGCCACTCCACTACCTCCCAAAATGTACACAGACACAAGCAATATCTTTCATCATGCCTGTACACTTGTCTCCTCTAAGCATCTGCATAGCTttggtttctgtgtgtttgtgctgtcTCCCTAACACAGAGGCTCCCGAGGAAGAGTATGATGGGCGTTCACTGTTTGAGCGGCTACAGGAGCAGAAGGACAAGAAGCAAGAGGAATACGATGAGCAATTTAAATTCAGTAAGGGTCCGGCTCTCATTTATTTTAGTCCCTCTCCACTTTCCCTGCAACAGACCCTATCACATTCTGGGACTTCACATTGGATATCTCAGATTAAACTCTTGCATCTATGGAATGGATAGTCAGACTCTGGACCTGTTGAGTACAAAGTATTTCTTACTCTGGAAGTGTGTACAGTTTTATATTATGAACCTGTTTGTGTGAACAGATGGAACTATGTAATGTAtcagaagaggagcaggaggagattATGACCTTGTTTTGGGAATGAGGGCAGCCTTCTGCCTGGCATAGCAGCTTCCCTGCTTTTCCGTTTCCCTGGTGACCAGCCTACTATTAGCAGTCACCCTGGTGGCCATATGTGTCTTGTAAAGCTATACGCTCTTTCAGCAAGGATATTTAAGGAAATAGATAGCGTGTTGTTTTGTGTATGTCATAACCCTTCTCCAACTCCCATGGCCTTAAGTTGAAATGATCAGATAGTATTATTGTATTGGTACTACATTACTTAGACATTTTTTCCATGGAAATGGTCTTCTCACCACAGAGAACATGGTCAAAGGCCTGGATGAGGATGAGTCTCACTTCTTGGATGAGGTCTCCAGGCAACAGAGCCTGGTGGAGAAGCAACGCAGAGACGAGGAGCTGCATGAACTAAAAGAATACAGAATATCCTTTCAGTTTCGGTTGTATACTCCCTCCCCATAATTCTAAGCTTCtctctttaacacacacacatacacacagagagcaaAAACACGGTGTATCCTTTTTCATGTCATTttattgctgttttttttttctgtcagTACGGCAACATTTAGTAGACATGAGTCACACAAATAATGGATCTATGTGTCAGAGCCGAATGTGAGAGCCAACTACTCTCATACTGCCTGTGTTTCTCGCTCTTTTTCTCTGTCACAATATTTTGGTGGGGTTGAGTTTTCTGCTCTCTTGACAGTAGATTAGGCACGTCTTACCCCTTTACTACCACTCTCATCTGATGGACAGGAGGAGGCAGTCAGTCTACAGGCTTCAGGTCAGTACCAGAGCATGCGAGCGGAGTTGAGTGGTTGGAAATCCTGCTCACCGCTCCGGCACTCCACTTCCTTTCCAACCTCTCCGCTAAAAACTGCTCTGCGCTCACAGAAAAGAAACTGTTGCTCCAAATTcactccattcattaaaatcacaatttaaccaacagccatctattgttgtgactacctGGACTGACCATTTGGTTTTGatgtattgaaaccaaaccatatgatttGAGTAAACATGAAAAGGTGAATGTAAGAAGCGAACATCGTTTAAAAAAGGCTTCATGTCATATTAAActgcatataaacactctaaataggtcaggagccagacagtgCCCAAGAAGGAACGAAAAGGAATGATTTAGTCTATATTATTTCAAGTCTGTAGTCTACAAAGAAATgcacatttaaaaatgtatttaatcattaTAGTCTATCAATGGTGCATATAGGCTGTGCCTTACTTAGAATTCAATTTAAATTTAGTGCCCTTGAATACATTTTTAGAAACACAAGTTTGGCCAGTCTGTAACTTCATGCGATGGTGCCTTGAGAGCCGGCCAGCAGAATATATTCTCCACACTtacagagccactggggatgctaaacacccttttggccactcttgccaggctgAGCAGAGAGAGTTGTTTATGCATATTTTTCTGTAGGTAGGCCTaaaggtttttagg
Coding sequences within it:
- the LOC112218519 gene encoding PSME3-interacting protein isoform X5 yields the protein MHKWELYCFFINYAEPIYWDTWLRGLDDFLTWCLVYFELRCEMAVPAAGGVDLSRKFVSETEIEEKRKQRQEEWEKVRKPEDPEKAPEEEYDGRSLFERLQEQKDKKQEEYDEQFKFKNMVKGLDEDESHFLDEVSRQQSLVEKQRRDEELHELKEYRSALKKLASSESRKEPERRAGPKPVEVKTSHLSQAHLLAGAFKRRSSSQSSDNSKKQKVEESAAGNGGRTEQEAGRGVVEQGSTVKTGVLHLPSAAVCVGILPGMGAYSGSSDSESSSDSEA
- the LOC112218519 gene encoding PSME3-interacting protein isoform X4, translating into MHKWELYCFFINYAEPIYWDTWLRGLDDFLTWCLVYFELRQVKCEMAVPAAGGVDLSRKFVSETEIEEKRKQRQEEWEKVRKPEDPEKAPEEEYDGRSLFERLQEQKDKKQEEYDEQFKFKNMVKGLDEDESHFLDEVSRQQSLVEKQRRDEELHELKEYRSALKKLASSESRKEPERRAGPKPVEVKTSHLSQAHLLAGAFKRRSSSQSSDNSKKQKVEESAAGNGGRTEQEAGRGVVEQGSTVKTGVLHLPSAAVCVGILPGMGAYSGSSDSESSSDSEV
- the LOC112218519 gene encoding PSME3-interacting protein isoform X3, yielding MHKWELYCFFINYAEPIYWDTWLRGLDDFLTWCLVYFELRCEMAVPAAGGVDLSRKFVSETEIEEKRKQRQEEWEKVRKPEDPEKAPEEEYDGRSLFERLQEQKDKKQEEYDEQFKFKNMVKGLDEDESHFLDEVSRQQSLVEKQRRDEELHELKEYRSALKKLASSESRKEPERRAGPKPVEVKTSHLSQAHLLAGAFKRRSSSQSSDNSKKQKVEESAAGNGGRTGGLRPSYSEAGRGVVEQGSTVKTGVLHLPSAAVCVGILPGMGAYSGSSDSESSSDSEV
- the LOC112218519 gene encoding PSME3-interacting protein isoform X1; translated protein: MHKWELYCFFINYAEPIYWDTWLRGLDDFLTWCLVYFELRQVKCEMAVPAAGGVDLSRKFVSETEIEEKRKQRQEEWEKVRKPEDPEKAPEEEYDGRSLFERLQEQKDKKQEEYDEQFKFKNMVKGLDEDESHFLDEVSRQQSLVEKQRRDEELHELKEYRSALKKLASSESRKEPERRAGPKPVEVKTSHLSQAHLLAGAFKRRSSSQSSDNSKKQKVEESAAGNGGRTGGLRPSYSEAGRGVVEQGSTVKTGVLHLPSAAVCVGILPGMGAYSGSSDSESSSDSEV
- the LOC112218519 gene encoding PSME3-interacting protein isoform X2 — protein: MHKWELYCFFINYAEPIYWDTWLRGLDDFLTWCLVYFELRQVKCEMAVPAAGGVDLSRKFVSETEIEEKRKQRQEEWEKVRKPEDPEKAPEEEYDGRSLFERLQEQKDKKQEEYDEQFKFKNMVKGLDEDESHFLDEVSRQQSLVEKQRRDEELHELKEYRSALKKLASSESRKEPERRAGPKPVEVKTSHLSQAHLLAGAFKRRSSSQSSDNSKKQKVEESAAGNGGRTGGLRPSYSEAGRGVVEQGSTVKTGVLHLPSAAVCVGILPGMGAYSGSSDSESSSDSEA